A DNA window from Brassica napus cultivar Da-Ae unplaced genomic scaffold, Da-Ae ScsIHWf_144;HRSCAF=258, whole genome shotgun sequence contains the following coding sequences:
- the LOC125597386 gene encoding uncharacterized protein LOC125597386, with amino-acid sequence MAKRIHLTELGCIACEELTELGAGKEGWLVNNPNLISALDSHSIALAHRFLILIVNWADPDSLRVKIRPDLSPIEAESITAIEWLVFDDVRVVLAGTSCGYLLVYSIAGDLIHKQLVHPSRILKLRVRGTKKDLMQETSSEEISIVLPGIIARFDGSNIQSMLQKWFQEKNQTFGTRRVKSDSEDTG; translated from the exons ATGGCGAAGAGGATACACCTGACGGAACTAGGCTGCATCGCGTGCGAGGAACTCACCGAGCTCGGCGCGGGTAAAGAAGGGTGGCTCGTGAACAATCCAAACCTTATCTCCGCACTCGATTCCCACTCTATAGCCCTAGCCCATCGATTCCTCATCCTGATCGTGAATTGGGCTGATCCCGACTCTCTTCGCGTCAAGATCAGACCCGATCTGTCTCCCATCGAGGCGGAATCTATCACAGCGATCGAGTGGTTAGTGTTTGACGACGTCAGAGTCGTCCTCGCCGGAACCTCCTGTGGTTATCTCCTGGTTTACTCTATTGCCGGTGATCTGATTCATaaacag TTGGTGCATCCTAGCCGTATATTGAAACTAAGAGTACGTGGCACTAAGAAAGATTTGATGCAAGAGACATCCTCTGAGGAGATTAGCATTGTGTTGCCTGGCATTATTGCTCGCTTTGATGGCTCCAACATtcag AGTATGCTTCAGAAATGgtttcaagaaaaaaatcaaacttttgGGACCAGAAGAGTAAAAAGTGATTCGGAAGATACTGGGA